One Silene latifolia isolate original U9 population chromosome 4, ASM4854445v1, whole genome shotgun sequence DNA segment encodes these proteins:
- the LOC141651149 gene encoding trans-resveratrol di-O-methyltransferase-like, producing the protein MDPSTLISYDHSEQLLNAQTHIWTHIFSSLNSMALKCAIQLQIPDTIHNHGKPMTLGELANALILHPTKSASLYRITRLLVHSNFLSKSKLVNGEDTFDLTINAKLLLKDHPMSLAPFALAMLDPTLTKPAHHLSSWFRNDDVSPFHTVHGSGIWEYAEIKGAVVHFTEYTHKIHFTFSLLSKCSPSVASEFFRIRFYIVFLPLLRFYSNKYFNKAMTSDAKFVGDILMGDVVFKGLLKGVESLVDVAGGTGKEDLKNNVSELAHIEK; encoded by the exons ATGGATCCATCCACACTTATTTCCTACGACCACAGTGAGCAGCTACTAAATGCTCAAACACACATATGGACTCATATATTCAGCTCCTTAAACTCCATGGCCCTTAAATGTGCTATCCAACTTCAAATCCCGGATACCATCCACAACCATGGCAAACCCATGACGCTTGGCGAGCTAGCCAACGCGCTTATTCTCCACCCAACCAAGTCCGCTTCCTTATATCGCATTACACGCCTTCTCGTTCACTCCAACTTCCTCTCCAAGTCAAAGTTAGTGAACGGGGAAGATACGTTTGACCTAACCATAAACGCAAAACTTCTCCTCAAGGACCATCCTATGAGTCTAGCACCCTTCGCGCTAGCTATGCTTGACCCAACCCTAACCAAGCCAGCTCACCATTTAAGTAGTTGGTTCAGAAATGATGATGTGTCACCCTTCCACACCGTCCACGGTAGTGGCATATGGGAGTATGCTG AGATTAAGGGAGC AGTTGTTCACTTCACAGAATATACACACAAAATACATTTcacattctctcttctctcaaaatgctctCCTTCTGTTGCTTCTGAGTTTTTCCGGATACGT TTTTATATTGTCTTTCTTCCATTGTTACGGTTTTATTCCAACAAGTATTTTAATAAAGCCATGACAAGTGATGCTAAATTTGTTGGCGATATTTTGATGGGGGATGTGGTGTTTAAGGGTTTGCTTAAAGGTGTAGAGTCGTTGGTTGATGTCGCTGGCGGGACGGGAAAGGAAGATTTAAAGAATAACGTGTCCGAGTTAGCTCATATTGAAAAATAA
- the LOC141651148 gene encoding uncharacterized protein LOC141651148, with product MACVDGVLLANTVSYHGNDYVNVIFLWNPTLRKVVDIPLYGPLKKVCYDVQFGFGFDSVSNIYKVAAIYSEKNEMKIMVYNLGSRSWTSPKVDRGSIDNVKHSPYPGSLNFEGCIYWLSKVDRGSIEITSNNHTRYYLCFNLSSEALTCAKLPDVKCDDGKIIKYAPITRRLAILYESLALVDGPGGGGSHGYICVWMRRKDSTTRSSESSWVKLYNIDCNGKQCIYLANNGNLYLRAWSIPWTTYVYDLKAGKEKFYSGTDRNINIIDGYLPSLTLLR from the coding sequence ATGGCTTGTGTCGATGGAGTCTTGTTGGCCAACACTGTTTCGTATCATGGCAACGATTATGTAAACGTGATCTTCTTATGGAACCCGACACTTAGGAAAGTGGTTGACATACCGCTTTATGGACCGTTGAAGAAGGTATGTTATGATGTTCAGtttggttttgggtttgattcGGTGAGTAATATTTATAAGGTGGCAGCAATTTATTCGGAGAAGAATGAAATGAAAATCATGGTATATAACCTCGGTTCGCGTTCATGGACTTCACCTAAAGTCGACAGAGGTTCGATTGACAATGTGAAGCATTCGCCATATCCAGGTTCCTTGAATTTTGAAGGTTGTATTTACTGGCTCTCTAAAGTCGACAGAGGTTCGATTGAAATAACGTCGAATAATCACACACGCTACTACCTATGTTTTAATCTGTCGAGTGAGGCATTGACTTGCGCCAAATTGCCTGATGTTAAATGTGACGATGGGAAAATAATAAAGTATGCGCCAATTACGCGCCGTTTAGCAATCTTATATGAGTCACTTGCACTTGTAGATGGTCCCGGTGGTGGTGGTTCACATGGATATATTTGTGTATGGATGAGACGAAAGGATAGTACAACAAGAAGTTCCGAAAGTTCATGGGTTAAGCTCTATAATATCGATTGTAATGGTAAACAATGTATATACTTGGCGAATAATGGTAATCTTTATTTACGAGCATGGTCTATTCCCTGGACAACATATGTTTATGACTTAAAAGCTGGCAAGGAAAAGTTTTACTCGGGAACTGATCGGAATATAAACATCATTGATGGTTATCTACCAAGTTTGACATTGTTAAGATAA